Proteins from one Acropora muricata isolate sample 2 chromosome 9, ASM3666990v1, whole genome shotgun sequence genomic window:
- the LOC136929707 gene encoding uncharacterized protein, with product MPNKCVVGGCSNAPDLPSGIGLHTIPFFGDERHEAKKRRKKWVDFVKAKRAKWEPTKNSVVCTKHFRVQDLERRFTNLPGQKPAVPRLSRDSFGVCVYPTLHAGKVDSPNKPQTDRRRRKILRESLMPTITPTITQTSTAGNDAVEPCSTPLPTEDTDGMEEIVGVEEIVDAEEIVDGAGQEDENVTEISIQQASRIEPRIIVEQSDWLGSKRRLENRVKTLRSHLHKRRMECKKLKKMLQRKRLTKCKSKKTQTVYTQSPDDNEEVLEGMSSDSEGEITEEEPDDDDDIFQTETEEESEDSGDETSQLPNRISMQNTNLRTEPKHIVFLSQLLLLFKFCHSCKDDSPLVDVTQVGTEVIVSTSCKNPKCEKKETVWHSQPTIPGFGIPAGNFLLCMAILLAGGSITKVSQIFMHMGLSCVSLNTFFKHQRTKLFPTIYIYWQKYQKKLLEKVKSMSSGIVLAGDGRHDSMGHSAKYGVYTMFCCSVSMIIHFALVQRNQVGSSTGMEFEGFKQCMEYLIGYGILITTFISDRHTAIASHMKKVFSNVIHYFDIWHLKKIGTQCVHVCYLKVIVGYDVFSCAL from the exons ATGCCCAATAAATGCGTAGTGGGTGGCTGCAGTAATGCCCCGGATCTTCCTAGTGGAATTGGTTTGCATACTATTCCATTTTTTGGAGATGAGCGCCACGAAGCCAAGAAGCGAAGGAAGAAGTGGGTTGACTTCGTGAAAGCCAAGCGGGCCAAATGGGAGCCAACGAAGAACAGCGTGGTTTGTACCAAACATTTTAGAGTACAAGACCTGGAAAGAAGGTTCACTAACCTCCCAGGCCAAAAGCCAGCTGTTCCGAGGCTAAGTCGAGACAGTTTCGGGGTTTGTGTTTACCCCACGCTTCATGCTGGCAAAGTCGACTCTCCAAACAAACCCCAAACAGACCGACGCCGAAGGAAG ATTTTGAGAGAGTCACTCATGCCAACAATAACGCCAACAATCACGCAAACAAGTACTGCTGGCAACGATGCAGTTGAGCCTTGTTCAACACCTCTCCCCACCGAAGATACAGACGGCATGGAGGAGATTGTTGGCGTGGAGGAGATTGTTGACGCGGAGGAGATTGTTGACGGCGCTGGACAAGAAGATGAAAACGTTACAGAGATTTCCATCCAACAAGCCTCAAGAATTGAGCCGCGTATTATTGTGGAACAG AGTGATTGGTTGGGAAGTAAAAGAAGACTCGAAAACCGAGTGAAAACCCTTCGTAGCCACTTACATAAAAGAAGAATGGAGtgtaaaaaacttaaaaaaa TGCTTCAAAGGAAACGTTTAACTaaatgcaaaagcaaaaaaacccAAACAGTATATACACAAAGTCCAGATGACAATGAGGAGGTTTTGGAAGGTATGTCCTCAGACAGTGAAGGGGAGATCACAGAAGAAGAgccagatgatgatgatgacataTTCCAGACAGAGACAGAGGAGGAATCTGAGGACTCTGGAGATGAGACATCTCAATTACCTAACAG GATTTCCATGCAGAATACTAATCTGAGGACAGAGCCAAAGCATATAGTCTTCTTGTCACAGTTACTGCTACTTTTTAAGTTCTGTCACTCCTGTAAAGATGACAGTCCCTTAGTAGATGTAACTCAAGTTGGCACAGAAGTTATTGTTTCAACTTCATGTAAAAATCCAAAGTGTGAGAAAAAAGAGACTGTCTGGCATAGTCAACCCACCATACCTGGATTCGGAATACCAGCTGGGAACTTCTTACTCTGTATGGCAATTCTTTTAGCTGGAGGATCTATAACTAAAGTGTCACAGATCTTTATGCACATGGGTCTCAGCTGTGTATCATTAAATACCTTCTTCAAACATCAGAGG ACCAAGTTGTTTCCTACCATTTACATCTACTGGCAGAAGTACCAGAAGAAGCTGCTTGAGAAGGTCAAGTCCATGAGTAGTGGTATTGTGTTAGCTGGTGATGGCAGGCACGATAGCATGGGGCATAGTGCAAAATATGGTGTCTACACCATGTTTTGTTGCTCTGTCTCCATGATTATCCACTTTGCCCTAGTACAG AGAAACCAAGTTGGAAGTAGTACGGGTATGGAATTTGAAGGTTTCAAGCAGTGCATGGAGTATCTAATTGGGTATGGAATACTGATCACTACTTTCATATCCGATCGACATACTGCAATTGCTAGCCACATGAAGAAGGTCTTCTCCAATGTTATCCATTACTTTGATATCTGGCACCTCAAAAAAATAGGtacgcaatgcgtacatgtCTGCTATTTGAAAGTTATTGTTGGATATGACGTGTTCTCTTGTGCACTGTAG
- the LOC136929704 gene encoding uncharacterized protein isoform X1 codes for MAAAATGGATGALHSASEHKKRWVVFGLALNMTLVDQIRQSVESEVKKDYEHVKRSKGIDCQSKSGRLMKRPFDLKYQNINGNDKLPKGHAFDYRVTSHVDFAKLYLESYMAKFNAFDEHCDASAVLNLLGRVPVFSPSVQKAASDVRQARNSWAHCAFGDWDDAKFNQCFNDMEQLVKVLALPSADEAHLVNELNDWKKKGTLLCLSSPDPALLQFVKQHVNTLEMDVDKMAFDLEQEREAVKKSLHDVSTRIEKLEEGFSGLEHRVTKLEGGQTSALHLETANTEISSFESDIEYFAKFYDPDTRHWLFADFDRWFSDPGDSRAYVLLGDAGVGKTVIAAALAKRTQADGRLGACYFCRHNDNTRNNPRSLIGTVAYQLCKYNKEYSAKVGGESRVTTILANSSLRFNELFTKLLHEPLGKCNTCSQRMLVIIDALDETNYESREDFLELLKVRFPLLPKWLVFFITSRPENTVQLYLKSYNPCIKICAGNGQDDDYYLQHNADIKRFLEKKVNFSELPYSIEDVVAKCNGLFLYAFYISKVLSDRTSAIKVNLADHFPGDIESFFLTNFKRVFDKLSEAGLYWKLFGCVITAPAPLPLSFISFILEKENSNLDFQTVIDAVSQFVVVRSSDNTILFLHNLIPSWLTSENKASRKLFIDMGKASEYFKKIILNFLHCALGDQPEGGLAINRDVRNYLLHVGIRFLCCNYDNRDTMTTVFRCLTSFHLLQNRLNIDRLEIFSVVSDYKLCLECHYLAEADKKILQEICTGLEENIHVLVESPHLLPSCLQCTSEATLTRFAVDTLMECKSFNWSVAPTVSCESGYLVLSPDKKLLAEANPVRGIFRVYDESSVKEVLCPVECDMNAEANPVRGIVRIYDACSLKEVLGPVECDMRLDYLSFSPDGKLLFLGMDGKALSVKRGCVEKIPSSCRQKRVTKRRIHDNACLPYAFCLWAKFELSQNKDSHSEVFRSDKVSRLLKFAQDCLREKLWHNSSCTALPRIPIFWGREIPNDLQLKLDAYLYRMKATKLHCGNCLRYYAQEPSLTDVIQRIAGMCERDYFKQQCTSLSELCYVIISSFMEASRELPSLAPVQLLKLVEAFAFTCSGDFVVYVPEEGRCFEAVSLKTGATLSCVSGFSPLFHIPTQQVGFVFGSGSEESIVLLSDFPISSSLGKYLKIPQLSSIGAPSGVTFTLRGKILCLFSNSMLSVLIRNGDGSFALNCAPLTYPCDCDVTPLPCVENCALSRQRDSLAISQKASIFIFDNHKFHCTVFEESDDIGCQVSCLVFSHDSTLLLYCVERRNSRAEVCLWNVYQNKLSSSFFASTLEFINCCCLSPDNSMVILCGELRVEIWEDVLCSCPRLKMFIEMDDIWPYQANDKFHCCSVSSRNELLACCIADDVVLCSPSSSARRESFRCLPQAHLGQIQFCEFLRETRYLISYGIDGRVFLWDLYDGKAAAFAKVAEKGESIEGMSVSTKEDEVVCLLSSGRVNTIKLRGLKSATVPSQMLLLDATESSLILGCPYLALRPAIEKFQSKPWSRKEFVDEISSDELNEDINIFMPSDTSGDESDYEETQK; via the exons ATGGCAGCTGCAGCAACAGGAGG GGCTACAGGAGCACTGCATAGTGCAAGTGAACACAAGAAAAGATGGGTAGTGTTTGGTCTTGCACTTAACATGACCTTAGTTGACCAAATTCGTCAGTCTGTTGAGAGTGAAGTCAAAAAAGACTATGAGCATGTCAAGAGGTCCAAAGGTATTGACTGTCAGAGCAAATCTGGACGACTTATGAAGAGACCTTTTGATTTGAAGTACCAGAACATCAATGGCAATGATAAATTGCCTAAAGGGCATGCCTTTGATTACCGTGTGACATCACATGTTGACTTTGCTAAGCTATATTTGGAAAGTTATATGGCCAAATTCAATGCATTTGATGAACATTGTGATGCATCTGCAGTCCTCAATTTGCTGGGTAGAGTCCCTGTCTTTTCTCCTTCTGTTCAAAAAGCTGCAAGTGATGTCCGTCAAGCCAGAAACTCCTGGGCCCACTGTGCATTTGGTGACTGGGATGATGCAAAATTTAATCAGTGTTTTAATGACATGGAGCAGCTTGTTAAAGTATTGGCTCTGCCATCTGCTGATGAGGCGCATCTAGTGAATGAACTAAATGACTGGAAGAAGAAAG GCACATTGCTGTGCTTAAGTTCTCCTGACCCAGCATTATTGCAGTTTGTAAAACAACATGTCAACACACTGGAGATGGATGTTGATAAGATGGCCTTTGATTTGGAGCAAGAGAGAGAAGCGGTGAAGAAGAGCTTGCATGATGTTTCAACACGAATCGAGAAGCTTGAGGAAGGATTCTCAGGCCTTGAGCATCGTGTGACAAAGCTGGAAGGGGGCCAAACTTCAGCACTCCATCTGGAAACAGCTAATACAG AAATTTCCAGTTTTGAATCAGACATCGAATACTTTGCAAAGTTCTATGATCCAGACACAAGACATTGGCTGTTTGCTGATTTTGATCGGTGGTTCAGCGATCCAGGAGACTCCAGAGCTTATGTACTGTTGGGTGATGCAGGAGTTGGCAAAACTGTCATAGCAGCAGCCTTGGCAAAACGTACACAAGCAGATGGACGATTAGGTGCCTGTTATTTTTGCCGTCATAATGATAACACACGGAATAACCCGAGGAGTCTTATCGGCACTGTAGCTTATCAACTCTGTAAGTACAATAAGGAGTACAGCGCTAAGGTGGGAGGGGAGAGTAGAGTGACAACTATTTTGGCCAATTCATCTTTAAGGTTCAATGAGCTGTTTACCAAATTGTTGCATGAGCCACTAGGAAAATGTAACACTTGTTCCCAAAGAATGTTAGTCATTATTGACGCCTTAGATGAGACAAATTACGAGTCCAGGGAAGATTTCTTGGAACTGTTAAAGGTGCGGTTTCCCTTGCTTCCAAAATGGCTTGTGTTTTTTATAACCAGTCGCCCCGAAAACACTGTGCAATTGTATTTGAAAAGCTACAATCCATGTATAAAGATCTGTGCTGGGAATGGACAAGATGACGATTACTATCTGCAACACAACGCGGATATAAAACGATTTTTGGAGAAGAAGGTGAATTTTTCCGAGCTCCCTTACTCCATTGAAGACGTAGTAGCAAAATGCAATGGATTGTTCTTGTATGCGTTTTACATTTCTAAAGTACTGAGTGATCGAACGTCTGCCATTAAAGTTAATCTCGCCGACCATTTTCCAGGAGATATTGAAAGTTTTTTTCTAACGAATTTCAAGCGCGTTTTTGATAAATTGAGCGAGGCAGGTCTCTATTGGAAATTGTTTGGATGTGTTATAACAGCTCCTGCTCCTCTTCCTTTGTCATTTATTTCGTTTATTCTTGAAAAGGAGAATTCCAACCTAGACTTTCAAACAGTAATCGATGCTGTTTCACAATTTGTGGTGGTTCGCTCCTCTGATaatacaattttgtttttgcacaaTCTGATTCCTTCGTGGTTAACAAGCGAAAACAAAGCCTCGCGAAAACTGTTTATCGACATGGGTAAAGCAAGTGAGTACTTCAAGAAAATCATTCTTAACTTTCTCCATTGCGCCTTGGGTGATCAACCTGAGGGAGGCCTCGCAATAAACCGTGATGTACGTAACTATTTGTTGCATGTGGGCATTCGTTTCCTTTGCTGCAACTACGACAACAGGGATACCATGACAACAGTTTTCCGCTGCTTGACCAGCTTTCATTTGCTTCAGAACAGACTTAACATTGATCGACTTGAGATATTTTCTGTCGTTAGTGATTACAAGCTTTGTTTGGAATGTCACTACCTTGCAGAGGCAGATAAAAAGATCCTTCAAGAGATTTGCACAGGTCTAGAAGAGAATATCCATGTTCTTGTGGAATCCCCTCATCTTCTTCCCTCATGTCTGCAGTGTACTTCTGAAGCTACTCTGACGAGATTTGCTGTCGATACCTTGATGGAGTGTAAAAGCTTTAATTGGTCTGTTGCGCCGACTGTGTCGTGTGAAAGCGGCTATTTGGTATTATCACCTGACAAAAAGCTGCTCGCTGAAGCTAATCCGGTGCGCGGAATTTTCCGTGTGTATGATGAATCTTCAGTGAAAGaggtgctttgccctgttgaaTGCGATATGAATGCTGAAGCTAATCCGGTGCGCGGAATTGTCCGTATCTATGATGCATGTTCACTGAAAGAGGTGCTTGGCCCTGTTGAATGCGATATGAGACTTGATTATCTATCTTTCTCCCCAGATGGGAAACTTCTGTTTTTAGGAATGGATGGTAAGGCTTTATCCGTTAAGCGAGGATGTGTGGAAAAGATTCCTTCGTCCTGCAGGCAGAAACGAGTGACTAAAAGACGCATACATGATAATGCTTGTCTTCCATACGCCTTTTGTTTGTGGGCAAAGTTTGAGCTCTCTCAGAACAAAGACAGTCACAGTGAAGTGTTTCGTTCGGATAAGGTTTCGCGTCTTCTCAAATTTGCCCAAGACTGTTTGAGAGAGAAATTATGGCATAATAGTTCCTGCACCGCTCTCCCTCGTATCCCCATTTTTTGGGGAAGAGAAATACCGAATGATTTGCAGCTAAAATTGGATGCATATCTGTATCGTATGAAGGCTACGAAATTGCATTGTGGAAATTGTTTAAGGTATTATGCACAAGAACCAAGCTTAACCGATGTTATTCAGCGGATAGCTGGAATGTGTGAAAGGGACTATTTTAAGCAGCAGTGCACCTCACTCTCTGAGTTGTGTTATGTTATTATTTCGAGTTTTATGGAAGCTTCTCGGGAATTGCCCTCCTTAGCTCCAGTACAGCTCCTTAAACTCGTTGAGGCGTTTGCTTTCACTTGCAGCGGTGATTTTGTTGTTTACGTCCCAGAAGAAGGTCGATGTTTTGAGGCGGTCTCTCTTAAGACTGGTGCGACTCTGTCATGTGTCTCAGGATTCAGCCCTTTGTTTCACATACCCACTCAACAAGTTGGGTTTGTTTTTGGTTCCGGAAGTGAGGAAAGTATCGTCCTTCTCAGTGATTTTCCGATATCGTCGTCACTCGGGAAGTATTTGAAAATACCGCAGTTGTCTTCCATTGGGGCACCATCTGGTGTAACTTTCACTTTACGTGGAAAAATTTTATGCCTTTTCTCCAATTCGATGCTGTCTGTTTTGATAAGAAATGGTGATGGATCATTTGCTTTAAACTGTGCTCCACTGACGTACCCGTGTGATTGTGATGTTACCCCTCTGCCTTGTGTTGAAAATTGTGCTTTGTCTAGACAAAGAGATTCACTCGCCATTTCCCAAAAAGCAAGCATATTTATCTTTGATAATCATAAGTTTCACTGCACTGTATTTGAAGAATCAGATGATATCGGGTGCCAGGTTTCTTGTCTAGTCTTTTCGCATGACAGCACACTTCTTCTTTATTGTGTTGAACGGAGAAATAGTCGAGCCGAAGTGTGTCTCTGGAATGTTTATCAGAACAAGCTCTCTTCTTCGTTCTTTGCTTCAACACTTGAGTTCATAAACTGTTGCTGCCTTTCACCTGACAACTCCATGGTTATACTTTGCGGTGAGTTGCGAGTTGAAATTTGGGAAGATGTTCTGTGTTCCTGTCCACGCTTAAAAATGTTCATAGAGATGGATGACATCTGGCCATACCAGGCGAATGACAAATTCCACTGCTGCTCAGTTTCATCGAGGAACGAGCTTTTGGCTTGTTGCATCGCGGATGATGTTGTCTTGTGCTCACCCTCTTCTTCTGCCAGGCGGGAGTCCTTTCGCTGTCTACCTCAAGCTCATTTGGGGCAAATTCAATTTTGTGAGTTTTTGAGAGAAACCCGTTACTTAATTTCCTATGGGATTGATGGTAGAGTGTTCCTTTGGGATTTGTATGACGGGAAAGCTGCAGCCTTTGCGAAAGTAGCCGAAAAAGGGGAGAGTATCGAAGGTATGTCTGTTTCTACAAAGGAGGACGAAGTTGTTTGCTTGCTTTCCTCGGGCAGAGTAAACACGATAAAACTTCGTGGGCTGAAGTCAGCAACAGTACCATCTCAAATGCTGTTATTGGATGCGACAGAAAGCTCACTAATACTCGGTTGTCCGTATCTGGCACTGAGACCTGCTATTgaaaagtttcaaagcaaaccTTGGAGCAGAAAAGAGTTTGTTGATGAAATTAGCAGTGATGAATTGAATGAAGATATTAATATTTTCATGCCGTCTGACACAAGTGGGGATGAAAGTGACTACGAAGAAACGCAGAAATAA
- the LOC136929704 gene encoding uncharacterized protein isoform X2, protein MNSEQPYHSTVPSCYSVNSIRAPKQWYPAKNGSITTFQEISSFESDIEYFAKFYDPDTRHWLFADFDRWFSDPGDSRAYVLLGDAGVGKTVIAAALAKRTQADGRLGACYFCRHNDNTRNNPRSLIGTVAYQLCKYNKEYSAKVGGESRVTTILANSSLRFNELFTKLLHEPLGKCNTCSQRMLVIIDALDETNYESREDFLELLKVRFPLLPKWLVFFITSRPENTVQLYLKSYNPCIKICAGNGQDDDYYLQHNADIKRFLEKKVNFSELPYSIEDVVAKCNGLFLYAFYISKVLSDRTSAIKVNLADHFPGDIESFFLTNFKRVFDKLSEAGLYWKLFGCVITAPAPLPLSFISFILEKENSNLDFQTVIDAVSQFVVVRSSDNTILFLHNLIPSWLTSENKASRKLFIDMGKASEYFKKIILNFLHCALGDQPEGGLAINRDVRNYLLHVGIRFLCCNYDNRDTMTTVFRCLTSFHLLQNRLNIDRLEIFSVVSDYKLCLECHYLAEADKKILQEICTGLEENIHVLVESPHLLPSCLQCTSEATLTRFAVDTLMECKSFNWSVAPTVSCESGYLVLSPDKKLLAEANPVRGIFRVYDESSVKEVLCPVECDMNAEANPVRGIVRIYDACSLKEVLGPVECDMRLDYLSFSPDGKLLFLGMDGKALSVKRGCVEKIPSSCRQKRVTKRRIHDNACLPYAFCLWAKFELSQNKDSHSEVFRSDKVSRLLKFAQDCLREKLWHNSSCTALPRIPIFWGREIPNDLQLKLDAYLYRMKATKLHCGNCLRYYAQEPSLTDVIQRIAGMCERDYFKQQCTSLSELCYVIISSFMEASRELPSLAPVQLLKLVEAFAFTCSGDFVVYVPEEGRCFEAVSLKTGATLSCVSGFSPLFHIPTQQVGFVFGSGSEESIVLLSDFPISSSLGKYLKIPQLSSIGAPSGVTFTLRGKILCLFSNSMLSVLIRNGDGSFALNCAPLTYPCDCDVTPLPCVENCALSRQRDSLAISQKASIFIFDNHKFHCTVFEESDDIGCQVSCLVFSHDSTLLLYCVERRNSRAEVCLWNVYQNKLSSSFFASTLEFINCCCLSPDNSMVILCGELRVEIWEDVLCSCPRLKMFIEMDDIWPYQANDKFHCCSVSSRNELLACCIADDVVLCSPSSSARRESFRCLPQAHLGQIQFCEFLRETRYLISYGIDGRVFLWDLYDGKAAAFAKVAEKGESIEGMSVSTKEDEVVCLLSSGRVNTIKLRGLKSATVPSQMLLLDATESSLILGCPYLALRPAIEKFQSKPWSRKEFVDEISSDELNEDINIFMPSDTSGDESDYEETQK, encoded by the exons ATGAACTCTGAGCAGCCATATCACTCCACTGTTCCCTCTTGTTACAGCGTGAATTCCATTAGGGCTCCAAAGCAATGGTACCCGGCAAAGAACGGAAGCATCACAACATTCCAAG AAATTTCCAGTTTTGAATCAGACATCGAATACTTTGCAAAGTTCTATGATCCAGACACAAGACATTGGCTGTTTGCTGATTTTGATCGGTGGTTCAGCGATCCAGGAGACTCCAGAGCTTATGTACTGTTGGGTGATGCAGGAGTTGGCAAAACTGTCATAGCAGCAGCCTTGGCAAAACGTACACAAGCAGATGGACGATTAGGTGCCTGTTATTTTTGCCGTCATAATGATAACACACGGAATAACCCGAGGAGTCTTATCGGCACTGTAGCTTATCAACTCTGTAAGTACAATAAGGAGTACAGCGCTAAGGTGGGAGGGGAGAGTAGAGTGACAACTATTTTGGCCAATTCATCTTTAAGGTTCAATGAGCTGTTTACCAAATTGTTGCATGAGCCACTAGGAAAATGTAACACTTGTTCCCAAAGAATGTTAGTCATTATTGACGCCTTAGATGAGACAAATTACGAGTCCAGGGAAGATTTCTTGGAACTGTTAAAGGTGCGGTTTCCCTTGCTTCCAAAATGGCTTGTGTTTTTTATAACCAGTCGCCCCGAAAACACTGTGCAATTGTATTTGAAAAGCTACAATCCATGTATAAAGATCTGTGCTGGGAATGGACAAGATGACGATTACTATCTGCAACACAACGCGGATATAAAACGATTTTTGGAGAAGAAGGTGAATTTTTCCGAGCTCCCTTACTCCATTGAAGACGTAGTAGCAAAATGCAATGGATTGTTCTTGTATGCGTTTTACATTTCTAAAGTACTGAGTGATCGAACGTCTGCCATTAAAGTTAATCTCGCCGACCATTTTCCAGGAGATATTGAAAGTTTTTTTCTAACGAATTTCAAGCGCGTTTTTGATAAATTGAGCGAGGCAGGTCTCTATTGGAAATTGTTTGGATGTGTTATAACAGCTCCTGCTCCTCTTCCTTTGTCATTTATTTCGTTTATTCTTGAAAAGGAGAATTCCAACCTAGACTTTCAAACAGTAATCGATGCTGTTTCACAATTTGTGGTGGTTCGCTCCTCTGATaatacaattttgtttttgcacaaTCTGATTCCTTCGTGGTTAACAAGCGAAAACAAAGCCTCGCGAAAACTGTTTATCGACATGGGTAAAGCAAGTGAGTACTTCAAGAAAATCATTCTTAACTTTCTCCATTGCGCCTTGGGTGATCAACCTGAGGGAGGCCTCGCAATAAACCGTGATGTACGTAACTATTTGTTGCATGTGGGCATTCGTTTCCTTTGCTGCAACTACGACAACAGGGATACCATGACAACAGTTTTCCGCTGCTTGACCAGCTTTCATTTGCTTCAGAACAGACTTAACATTGATCGACTTGAGATATTTTCTGTCGTTAGTGATTACAAGCTTTGTTTGGAATGTCACTACCTTGCAGAGGCAGATAAAAAGATCCTTCAAGAGATTTGCACAGGTCTAGAAGAGAATATCCATGTTCTTGTGGAATCCCCTCATCTTCTTCCCTCATGTCTGCAGTGTACTTCTGAAGCTACTCTGACGAGATTTGCTGTCGATACCTTGATGGAGTGTAAAAGCTTTAATTGGTCTGTTGCGCCGACTGTGTCGTGTGAAAGCGGCTATTTGGTATTATCACCTGACAAAAAGCTGCTCGCTGAAGCTAATCCGGTGCGCGGAATTTTCCGTGTGTATGATGAATCTTCAGTGAAAGaggtgctttgccctgttgaaTGCGATATGAATGCTGAAGCTAATCCGGTGCGCGGAATTGTCCGTATCTATGATGCATGTTCACTGAAAGAGGTGCTTGGCCCTGTTGAATGCGATATGAGACTTGATTATCTATCTTTCTCCCCAGATGGGAAACTTCTGTTTTTAGGAATGGATGGTAAGGCTTTATCCGTTAAGCGAGGATGTGTGGAAAAGATTCCTTCGTCCTGCAGGCAGAAACGAGTGACTAAAAGACGCATACATGATAATGCTTGTCTTCCATACGCCTTTTGTTTGTGGGCAAAGTTTGAGCTCTCTCAGAACAAAGACAGTCACAGTGAAGTGTTTCGTTCGGATAAGGTTTCGCGTCTTCTCAAATTTGCCCAAGACTGTTTGAGAGAGAAATTATGGCATAATAGTTCCTGCACCGCTCTCCCTCGTATCCCCATTTTTTGGGGAAGAGAAATACCGAATGATTTGCAGCTAAAATTGGATGCATATCTGTATCGTATGAAGGCTACGAAATTGCATTGTGGAAATTGTTTAAGGTATTATGCACAAGAACCAAGCTTAACCGATGTTATTCAGCGGATAGCTGGAATGTGTGAAAGGGACTATTTTAAGCAGCAGTGCACCTCACTCTCTGAGTTGTGTTATGTTATTATTTCGAGTTTTATGGAAGCTTCTCGGGAATTGCCCTCCTTAGCTCCAGTACAGCTCCTTAAACTCGTTGAGGCGTTTGCTTTCACTTGCAGCGGTGATTTTGTTGTTTACGTCCCAGAAGAAGGTCGATGTTTTGAGGCGGTCTCTCTTAAGACTGGTGCGACTCTGTCATGTGTCTCAGGATTCAGCCCTTTGTTTCACATACCCACTCAACAAGTTGGGTTTGTTTTTGGTTCCGGAAGTGAGGAAAGTATCGTCCTTCTCAGTGATTTTCCGATATCGTCGTCACTCGGGAAGTATTTGAAAATACCGCAGTTGTCTTCCATTGGGGCACCATCTGGTGTAACTTTCACTTTACGTGGAAAAATTTTATGCCTTTTCTCCAATTCGATGCTGTCTGTTTTGATAAGAAATGGTGATGGATCATTTGCTTTAAACTGTGCTCCACTGACGTACCCGTGTGATTGTGATGTTACCCCTCTGCCTTGTGTTGAAAATTGTGCTTTGTCTAGACAAAGAGATTCACTCGCCATTTCCCAAAAAGCAAGCATATTTATCTTTGATAATCATAAGTTTCACTGCACTGTATTTGAAGAATCAGATGATATCGGGTGCCAGGTTTCTTGTCTAGTCTTTTCGCATGACAGCACACTTCTTCTTTATTGTGTTGAACGGAGAAATAGTCGAGCCGAAGTGTGTCTCTGGAATGTTTATCAGAACAAGCTCTCTTCTTCGTTCTTTGCTTCAACACTTGAGTTCATAAACTGTTGCTGCCTTTCACCTGACAACTCCATGGTTATACTTTGCGGTGAGTTGCGAGTTGAAATTTGGGAAGATGTTCTGTGTTCCTGTCCACGCTTAAAAATGTTCATAGAGATGGATGACATCTGGCCATACCAGGCGAATGACAAATTCCACTGCTGCTCAGTTTCATCGAGGAACGAGCTTTTGGCTTGTTGCATCGCGGATGATGTTGTCTTGTGCTCACCCTCTTCTTCTGCCAGGCGGGAGTCCTTTCGCTGTCTACCTCAAGCTCATTTGGGGCAAATTCAATTTTGTGAGTTTTTGAGAGAAACCCGTTACTTAATTTCCTATGGGATTGATGGTAGAGTGTTCCTTTGGGATTTGTATGACGGGAAAGCTGCAGCCTTTGCGAAAGTAGCCGAAAAAGGGGAGAGTATCGAAGGTATGTCTGTTTCTACAAAGGAGGACGAAGTTGTTTGCTTGCTTTCCTCGGGCAGAGTAAACACGATAAAACTTCGTGGGCTGAAGTCAGCAACAGTACCATCTCAAATGCTGTTATTGGATGCGACAGAAAGCTCACTAATACTCGGTTGTCCGTATCTGGCACTGAGACCTGCTATTgaaaagtttcaaagcaaaccTTGGAGCAGAAAAGAGTTTGTTGATGAAATTAGCAGTGATGAATTGAATGAAGATATTAATATTTTCATGCCGTCTGACACAAGTGGGGATGAAAGTGACTACGAAGAAACGCAGAAATAA